The Allorhodopirellula heiligendammensis genome includes a window with the following:
- a CDS encoding phospho-sugar mutase, protein MASDPALSESPQVQTALTAVEMACQDGKITAGAVENIRCWLTENRYRDYRESVLRHISDQQWQKLDDVFWTIIPFGTGGRRGRMYEIGSNAINDRTIGESAQGLADYVVQYHGGKKSLSCAIAYDTRHRSRHFTELCAEIMVAAGINVYLLDDYRATPQLSFAVRHLQCDCGIMVTASHNPPSDNAVKVYWSSGAQVLPPHDKAIIEGVMNCQEIKRANFEQALADGQVEIVTDRIDAAYIDAASECRFPGPRDVRILYSPLHGVGEAAVVPLLQRDGFEDVVVYEPHRQPNGDFPNVPGHVSNPENKAVFEKPIEQARQEGFDLIMATDPDCDRLGVAAPLGTDSKGPWSTFTGNQIAALLANFILDKAAAAGTINDQSYVVKTLVTSELVRRIATAHQVRCVGDLLVGFKYIAETMDHEGPENFLYGCEESHGYLVGSYARDKDGAVACMLMSELAAELKAKGQSMHDYLGELYRQHGLHREDLINVFMEGSEGMAAMKSLMKAFRENPPRSLGGMTVAYVRDYESQTRTTLGDSPVVDSLQGPVGNLIILDMMEEGNYVAVRPSGTEPKVKFYIFTRLDAIESQDLEAADTRLIDRIAALEEDVRDFARISVV, encoded by the coding sequence ATGGCATCCGACCCCGCACTTTCCGAATCGCCGCAAGTCCAAACCGCGTTGACTGCCGTCGAGATGGCTTGCCAGGATGGGAAAATCACAGCCGGTGCGGTAGAGAACATCCGCTGCTGGTTGACCGAAAACCGCTATCGTGATTACCGAGAGAGCGTTCTGCGGCACATCTCCGACCAGCAGTGGCAGAAACTCGATGACGTCTTCTGGACGATTATTCCGTTCGGTACCGGTGGCCGCCGGGGGCGGATGTACGAGATTGGCTCCAACGCGATCAATGATCGTACGATTGGTGAGAGTGCTCAGGGCCTGGCCGATTACGTCGTCCAATATCATGGCGGAAAAAAATCACTGTCATGTGCCATCGCGTACGACACTCGACACCGCTCACGACACTTTACGGAATTGTGTGCTGAGATCATGGTGGCCGCGGGCATCAATGTGTATCTGCTTGATGACTACCGGGCGACACCACAACTTTCCTTTGCGGTTCGCCATCTCCAGTGCGACTGTGGGATCATGGTGACAGCCAGCCACAACCCGCCGAGCGATAATGCGGTGAAGGTATACTGGTCCAGCGGCGCTCAGGTGTTGCCGCCCCACGACAAAGCGATCATCGAAGGTGTGATGAATTGCCAGGAGATCAAGCGGGCAAATTTCGAGCAAGCGCTGGCTGACGGACAGGTTGAAATAGTTACCGACCGCATCGATGCCGCCTACATCGACGCTGCGTCGGAATGTCGCTTCCCCGGCCCGCGAGATGTGCGAATCCTGTATTCACCCTTGCATGGCGTCGGCGAGGCCGCCGTGGTTCCGCTGCTGCAGCGGGATGGATTTGAAGACGTCGTGGTTTACGAGCCTCATCGCCAGCCCAACGGCGACTTCCCCAACGTGCCCGGACACGTATCGAACCCGGAAAACAAAGCGGTCTTCGAGAAACCGATCGAGCAGGCCCGACAAGAGGGTTTCGATCTCATCATGGCAACGGATCCCGATTGCGATCGGCTGGGCGTGGCCGCGCCGCTGGGCACCGATTCCAAGGGTCCTTGGAGCACCTTCACCGGGAACCAAATCGCCGCCTTGCTCGCGAACTTCATACTCGATAAAGCGGCTGCGGCGGGAACGATCAACGACCAATCGTATGTCGTCAAGACGCTCGTCACGAGCGAATTGGTACGCCGGATTGCGACCGCCCATCAGGTCCGCTGCGTGGGCGATTTATTGGTCGGTTTCAAATACATTGCGGAAACCATGGACCACGAGGGACCGGAAAACTTTCTGTACGGTTGTGAAGAGTCCCACGGATACCTCGTTGGCTCCTATGCACGTGACAAAGACGGGGCGGTGGCCTGCATGTTAATGAGCGAGCTAGCCGCTGAACTCAAAGCCAAGGGGCAGTCCATGCACGATTACCTTGGCGAGCTATACCGGCAACACGGTCTGCACCGCGAAGATTTGATCAACGTATTCATGGAGGGCAGCGAGGGCATGGCCGCTATGAAATCGCTGATGAAGGCGTTTCGAGAGAATCCGCCCCGCAGTCTCGGCGGCATGACAGTCGCGTATGTCCGCGACTATGAATCTCAAACGCGAACAACACTAGGCGATTCTCCTGTCGTCGATTCGCTACAGGGCCCGGTCGGCAACTTGATTATCCTCGACATGATGGAGGAAGGCAACTACGTGGCGGTCCGTCCGAGCGGTACGGAACCCAAAGTCAAGTTCTACATATTCACGCGATTGGATGCGATCGAGTCTCAAGATCTGGAGGCCGCAGACACCCGGCTAATTGATCGGATCGCCGCCCTCGAAGAAGACGTGCGAGATTTCGCAAGGATCAGTGTCGTTTAG
- a CDS encoding serine hydrolase produces MSRITSCLVVLTIGWTIALAPGDARAEINLPAGEVSTSLFDGVSFAGWQGLTDKYWSIEDGMIVAKNDQPNPASTYLLTKKSYRNFRLLLDVRQTTGNKYSTMHSAVCCLGEIIEDAGQAFGFRGPLLMFCQDWGMWDAHGRNRVFPSGHGGPYHPDLENVGEWNQIEILVLGNRIRVAANGQFVMDFIDTAERLKSSPIGLQLHGNRQPQEYHFRNLLLVEAPTDAMATIPDADLPTTAPSNVGMSSDKLSEIDGLMQQSIVEHAIAGGVVMIARDGKVVLQRAYGKRDIADDQPMQDDTIFRIYSMSKAITTAAAMMLVEEGRLGIEDPVAKYLPELAHVQVIDGDSTRPAKQTMTIADLMRHTSGYSYGDAGVAAYDDAFRNLGLLDRDVSSKQFQSRLADLPLLFEPGTDWHYGISTDVLGRVVEVASGLSLDEFFQTRIFAPLKMVDTGFWVPPNKVDRFAANYSRDKSGNLTILDAPQTSRYLAKPAFCSGGGGLVSTASDYMRFLLMIDGGGQLGDVRLLREETVALMTSNQLPQDVGWIKFGKEVRTGVGFGFGFCVREQMSDWDPDGRVGEYGWGGAASTHYWISPQDRIVVVTLEQIMPYQWLTEFKLKDTIYDAIDVPANAK; encoded by the coding sequence ATGAGTCGAATTACAAGCTGCCTCGTCGTATTGACCATTGGATGGACCATCGCCCTGGCGCCCGGGGATGCTCGAGCCGAGATCAACTTGCCTGCTGGCGAAGTTAGCACCTCGCTGTTTGACGGTGTTAGCTTCGCCGGCTGGCAGGGCCTGACGGATAAGTATTGGTCGATTGAAGATGGGATGATTGTCGCCAAAAATGATCAGCCCAATCCGGCGAGCACCTACCTGCTCACCAAGAAGTCCTACCGCAATTTCCGGTTGTTGTTAGACGTGCGACAAACGACCGGAAATAAGTATTCGACCATGCATTCAGCGGTGTGCTGCCTCGGTGAAATTATAGAAGATGCCGGCCAGGCGTTTGGATTCCGGGGGCCGCTGTTGATGTTCTGCCAGGACTGGGGGATGTGGGACGCCCACGGCCGTAATCGAGTATTTCCCTCTGGGCATGGGGGTCCCTATCACCCCGATTTAGAGAACGTAGGTGAGTGGAATCAGATCGAAATTCTGGTGCTAGGAAATCGCATTCGCGTAGCCGCCAACGGTCAGTTCGTGATGGACTTTATCGACACAGCTGAGCGTTTGAAATCGTCGCCGATCGGACTTCAGCTGCATGGCAATCGGCAGCCTCAAGAATACCATTTTCGCAACCTGTTACTGGTCGAAGCCCCCACCGACGCAATGGCTACGATCCCCGACGCCGATCTACCCACGACCGCGCCATCGAACGTCGGAATGTCGTCGGACAAACTAAGTGAGATCGACGGATTGATGCAGCAGTCCATTGTTGAGCATGCAATTGCAGGCGGGGTAGTGATGATCGCTCGCGATGGCAAAGTTGTGTTGCAGCGAGCATACGGCAAACGCGACATCGCAGACGACCAACCGATGCAAGACGATACGATCTTCCGCATCTATTCAATGAGCAAAGCGATCACCACCGCTGCCGCGATGATGTTGGTCGAAGAAGGACGCCTCGGTATCGAAGATCCAGTGGCCAAGTACCTTCCGGAACTCGCGCACGTCCAGGTCATTGACGGTGATAGCACCCGACCGGCAAAGCAAACGATGACCATTGCTGATTTGATGCGTCACACCTCGGGATACAGTTACGGCGATGCGGGCGTTGCCGCCTACGATGATGCTTTCCGCAATCTCGGTTTGCTCGATCGAGATGTATCGAGCAAACAGTTCCAATCCCGTCTCGCCGATCTGCCACTGTTGTTCGAACCAGGTACGGATTGGCATTACGGTATATCGACGGATGTATTGGGGCGGGTCGTCGAAGTCGCCTCGGGACTATCGCTCGACGAATTCTTTCAAACCAGGATTTTTGCTCCGCTGAAAATGGTAGACACCGGTTTCTGGGTTCCGCCAAACAAAGTCGACCGCTTCGCCGCCAACTACAGCAGAGACAAGAGCGGGAACCTGACAATCCTTGATGCCCCGCAGACAAGCCGCTATTTAGCCAAGCCCGCATTTTGTTCCGGTGGCGGTGGGCTGGTTTCCACAGCCAGTGACTACATGCGATTTCTGCTGATGATCGATGGTGGCGGACAACTCGGCGACGTGCGTTTACTCCGAGAGGAGACCGTCGCATTGATGACCAGCAACCAATTGCCACAAGACGTAGGTTGGATCAAGTTTGGCAAAGAAGTGCGCACCGGCGTCGGATTTGGATTCGGTTTCTGTGTTCGTGAGCAGATGAGCGATTGGGACCCAGATGGCCGAGTTGGTGAGTATGGTTGGGGCGGCGCCGCCAGCACCCACTACTGGATATCCCCCCAGGATCGCATCGTCGTCGTGACACTGGAGCAGATCATGCCCTACCAATGGCTAACGGAGTTCAAGTTAAAAGACACGATCTACGATGCGATCGACGTCCCTGCAAATGCAAAATAG
- a CDS encoding PDZ domain-containing protein, giving the protein MTKSPSQLKTRLLNILLTGVMLAMVWQGALSQPASAQGLMNRIRARIESRMGFPPPPPGTPARPLGYRPPASVAPPGGVDGRQSSNYRLPAGTPNSAPTASLQRPRVLATPTTDQNQASQQALSQRLGGGDAAAEPTLGIEIVPVAIGRERGLEIQGFRPDSRLPEVGIRRGDVIVAMDGQRTDSMASMIAARRQIPPGGRATMQIVRAGQLYQVRLPAWPAADAAGMQSDAVATADPARMDSALRSAAKPPVEGEPAEDGAVWTSPIESPNDQAAQRDVPKYPDLPAGPTLARPRASLGIKAGDASPQRGVIVVEVSDGSAGKVGGLHVDDRIVSAAGRLVRDTGGLIRELALTQPGDSLTLGVVRGDTMRELVVEMGDREGRPVQGANSLAKAARDQTVTPAEASDQGGAESPQSNLLNGVGAALGNFFGGGASTDSASPQTSGNVDAAAGQRASQSDQVEDDSAEESANVFELPAPAPEGGSQPNDPLALPDDE; this is encoded by the coding sequence ATGACTAAGTCCCCTTCGCAACTGAAAACACGCTTGCTCAATATCCTGTTGACCGGTGTCATGCTGGCGATGGTGTGGCAGGGCGCGTTGAGCCAGCCTGCATCCGCTCAGGGGTTGATGAACCGCATTCGAGCACGCATCGAGTCGCGGATGGGGTTTCCTCCCCCTCCTCCGGGAACGCCCGCGCGACCGCTCGGGTATCGTCCGCCTGCAAGTGTCGCTCCGCCGGGAGGAGTCGACGGTCGACAATCGTCAAATTACCGGCTGCCCGCTGGCACGCCGAATTCTGCTCCGACAGCATCGTTGCAGCGGCCCCGCGTCTTGGCGACGCCAACGACGGATCAAAATCAGGCATCGCAACAAGCCCTTTCCCAGCGTTTGGGGGGCGGCGACGCTGCGGCGGAGCCTACTTTGGGAATTGAGATTGTGCCCGTTGCGATTGGCCGCGAACGTGGTTTGGAGATACAAGGATTCCGTCCTGACTCCCGCCTTCCAGAGGTCGGGATACGTCGTGGTGATGTGATCGTTGCCATGGATGGTCAACGCACGGATTCGATGGCATCGATGATCGCTGCTCGGCGTCAGATCCCACCCGGCGGACGAGCGACAATGCAGATCGTCCGAGCCGGGCAGCTCTATCAAGTCCGATTACCTGCGTGGCCAGCCGCCGACGCGGCCGGCATGCAGAGCGATGCTGTCGCCACGGCCGATCCCGCACGAATGGACTCTGCACTACGTTCTGCCGCGAAGCCGCCGGTCGAGGGCGAGCCCGCTGAGGACGGCGCCGTGTGGACTTCGCCCATCGAGTCGCCAAACGATCAGGCTGCGCAGCGGGACGTTCCGAAATACCCGGATCTGCCCGCTGGTCCCACGCTGGCGCGTCCTCGTGCGTCGCTGGGTATCAAAGCTGGCGACGCCAGTCCTCAACGTGGTGTGATCGTCGTTGAGGTGTCGGATGGATCGGCCGGTAAAGTCGGTGGTCTCCATGTCGATGACCGTATCGTGTCGGCCGCCGGGCGGTTGGTTCGAGATACCGGCGGACTGATCCGCGAACTCGCGCTCACCCAACCGGGAGACTCGCTCACGCTGGGCGTTGTTCGCGGGGATACGATGCGAGAACTGGTCGTGGAGATGGGTGACCGCGAGGGCCGACCGGTTCAGGGAGCCAATAGCCTAGCGAAAGCAGCTCGCGACCAGACCGTCACTCCCGCCGAGGCATCTGACCAAGGCGGTGCAGAGAGTCCTCAGAGCAATCTCCTCAATGGTGTCGGTGCCGCTCTGGGCAATTTCTTCGGTGGTGGTGCTTCCACTGACTCTGCGTCTCCACAAACCTCAGGCAATGTGGACGCCGCTGCGGGACAGAGAGCGTCTCAGAGCGATCAGGTCGAAGACGACTCAGCGGAGGAAAGTGCCAACGTGTTTGAGTTGCCAGCGCCTGCACCGGAGGGCGGGAGCCAACCGAATGACCCGTTGGCGCTTCCTGATGACGAGTGA
- a CDS encoding ABC transporter ATP-binding protein, which translates to MIHLEGFGKDYGEFTAVDKIDLNIEAGETFGFIGPNGAGKSTTIRFLATLLKATRGSGEVAGFDVMGDPMGVRRSIGYMPDNFGVYDGMKVWEFLDFFAVAYGINRAARGPIIDNVLELLDLGHKRNDYVNGLSRGMKQRLCLAKTLVHDPPVLILDEPASGLDPRARVEVKALLKELRKMGKTILISSHILTELADCCTSIGIIERGQLLMHGPIEQVYRKIRRNRMVEIAFTENSEAGISILRSSPALRDLEIRPDRVIAELETDDAGLAQLLDYLITQGVKIRSFNDRDPTLEDVFMTVTEGLVS; encoded by the coding sequence ATGATCCATCTTGAAGGCTTTGGCAAAGACTACGGCGAGTTCACGGCCGTCGACAAAATTGACTTAAATATTGAGGCAGGGGAGACGTTTGGGTTCATCGGTCCCAATGGAGCGGGCAAGAGCACAACCATTCGCTTTCTCGCAACGCTGCTCAAAGCGACCCGTGGCAGCGGTGAAGTTGCGGGATTCGATGTGATGGGCGACCCCATGGGTGTGCGACGCTCGATCGGATACATGCCCGACAACTTTGGCGTGTACGACGGCATGAAGGTGTGGGAGTTTCTTGATTTTTTCGCTGTCGCCTACGGCATCAATCGTGCGGCCCGAGGGCCGATCATCGACAACGTTTTGGAGCTGCTCGACCTCGGGCACAAACGCAATGACTATGTCAACGGGCTTTCCCGGGGCATGAAGCAGCGGCTGTGTTTGGCGAAGACTTTAGTCCACGATCCACCGGTACTGATCCTAGATGAACCCGCCAGTGGGCTTGATCCGCGAGCTCGAGTGGAGGTCAAGGCGTTGCTGAAGGAACTCCGAAAAATGGGCAAGACGATTTTGATCAGCAGCCATATTCTGACGGAGCTAGCCGACTGTTGCACCTCCATTGGAATCATCGAGCGCGGTCAGTTGCTAATGCACGGACCGATCGAGCAGGTGTACCGAAAGATTCGCCGCAACCGCATGGTCGAGATCGCCTTTACCGAGAATAGCGAAGCGGGCATTTCGATTCTGCGAAGTAGCCCCGCGCTACGGGATCTCGAGATTCGCCCGGACCGCGTCATCGCCGAACTCGAGACCGACGACGCAGGACTTGCCCAGCTACTGGACTATCTGATCACTCAGGGTGTGAAAATTAGATCGTTCAATGACCGCGACCCAACGCTCGAGGACGTCTTCATGACCGTGACTGAGGGCCTCGTCAGCTGA
- a CDS encoding GNAT family N-acetyltransferase: MTRESNPSLPSNLAAAAGESHAEQVNSLSVRDVTLAELATLLPHAFSRLSPTRASLITDQIQDILRSEHKERLVCLAAGAGQPDLNESVMAIAFLAPESDTATILHVDWVQPSFPLRRTPATVRGDTRLSAPCVSKSHAIAIWQQLALNFWRADVRFIQWATDAVAPQPTAPQSADSATTEATSGMQSPEVLSSEIQSRPDVGSWPRAMGFTRLGTLQYLSLNADATGSWPHRGPHRGRQGTNENSGAREQRNVIAIPLDATDATQMTAFEDLVERTYVDSLDCPPLVQFRTAQDIVRNYRSVETYSPDLWYTVAEVCQAGDEPSTIGCVILARHPAPSASQPAQINPACVIELVYMGIIPEYRGRDYGQAIIRMITKVCQQHGTERLILAVDQANPPALAIYRRSGMLPLFRETVWGRSAV; the protein is encoded by the coding sequence ATGACCCGCGAGTCAAATCCGTCGCTACCCTCTAATTTAGCCGCCGCAGCAGGGGAAAGCCACGCTGAGCAAGTTAACTCGTTATCCGTACGGGATGTGACGCTGGCAGAACTCGCGACCCTGCTCCCGCATGCCTTCAGTCGACTATCGCCGACCCGAGCAAGTCTGATCACGGACCAAATCCAGGATATTTTGCGGTCGGAACACAAGGAGCGATTGGTATGTCTCGCCGCTGGGGCTGGGCAACCGGATTTGAATGAAAGCGTGATGGCAATCGCGTTTCTGGCCCCTGAGAGCGACACCGCCACGATACTCCATGTGGATTGGGTCCAGCCCAGCTTTCCGCTTCGCCGCACTCCTGCGACAGTTAGGGGGGACACACGTTTGTCCGCACCATGTGTGTCAAAATCCCATGCGATCGCAATCTGGCAGCAACTAGCACTGAATTTCTGGCGAGCTGATGTTCGATTCATCCAATGGGCAACTGATGCAGTAGCACCGCAACCGACGGCCCCCCAGTCAGCAGATTCAGCGACCACCGAGGCAACTTCTGGCATGCAATCTCCTGAGGTCCTATCTTCTGAGATCCAATCGAGGCCTGATGTCGGAAGCTGGCCCCGCGCCATGGGCTTTACTCGGCTGGGAACCCTTCAGTACCTGTCATTGAATGCCGATGCGACGGGGTCATGGCCCCATCGAGGGCCCCATCGAGGGCGGCAGGGTACCAATGAAAACTCAGGCGCTCGGGAACAGCGAAACGTCATTGCGATCCCGCTCGACGCGACCGATGCTACTCAGATGACCGCCTTTGAAGACCTGGTCGAGCGAACCTACGTGGATTCACTAGACTGCCCACCACTGGTCCAGTTCCGTACCGCGCAAGACATCGTCCGAAACTACCGCTCCGTTGAAACCTACTCGCCCGATCTGTGGTACACCGTTGCAGAAGTATGCCAGGCGGGCGACGAACCAAGCACAATCGGCTGCGTCATTTTAGCTCGCCATCCTGCCCCCTCCGCAAGCCAACCTGCGCAGATAAATCCAGCATGTGTGATCGAGTTGGTCTACATGGGCATTATTCCCGAGTACCGCGGACGCGATTATGGGCAGGCGATAATCCGCATGATCACCAAGGTCTGTCAGCAGCACGGCACCGAGCGATTGATTTTGGCGGTGGATCAAGCCAATCCACCCGCATTGGCCATTTATCGCCGGTCCGGAATGCTCCCCCTATTCCGTGAAACGGTATGGGGGCGATCTGCTGTATGA
- a CDS encoding efflux transporter outer membrane subunit yields the protein MQSLNRQGCIAAIVMFVTSVTCLSGCRFYNGFLKPVGPDYCPPATPIAAQWIDQTNPAVISDSQGVDDDAWWHVFNDQMLAQLVDSARQQNLTLRIAYNRVVQARYQRQIAASRLFPQHQQIRGDYSRDQISTTTIPQSLDPPGFLPRSFDSWSTGFDASWEIDVWGKYRRNLQAADAELAASGDDYHDVLVTLIAETAATYIEIRTLQERLALTAANVETQQKSLDLARRRLEGGVATGLDVDQAQANLSATQASVYSLRTQLRQAVISLCILQGIPPTDLLPELGSAPIPMAPREVAVGIPAELLRRRPDVRAAERQAAAESARIGIAAAEMFPSFAISGSIGVASEELVDLFGASSVTGGVGPGFQWNVLNYGRLLARVDGQTARFREAVLNYQETALQANADVENSLVAFLNSQQQEVQLHDAVEATRQAVTTANQEYQGGTADFNRVFVMERLLVAQENQLAEVRGDVATNLVSVYKAIGGGWQVDWRNYLPMIEIDNFPVEMIEEPVFIESLPLTQLTGRSPPPPVERHDR from the coding sequence ATGCAATCGCTCAATCGACAAGGATGCATCGCAGCGATCGTGATGTTCGTGACATCAGTGACCTGTTTGTCCGGCTGCCGGTTCTACAACGGCTTCTTAAAACCGGTGGGTCCCGACTATTGCCCGCCCGCGACGCCGATCGCTGCGCAATGGATTGACCAGACCAACCCAGCTGTCATCAGTGATTCGCAAGGAGTCGACGACGACGCTTGGTGGCACGTCTTCAACGACCAGATGCTGGCACAGCTGGTCGACAGCGCTCGGCAGCAAAACCTGACACTGCGGATCGCATACAACCGAGTGGTGCAAGCTCGATATCAACGGCAAATTGCTGCGAGTAGGCTCTTCCCACAACACCAGCAGATCCGCGGTGACTACAGCCGTGACCAGATCAGCACGACGACGATACCACAGAGTCTCGATCCGCCTGGATTTCTACCGCGGTCATTTGACAGTTGGTCCACCGGATTCGATGCCTCTTGGGAAATCGATGTATGGGGCAAGTACCGTCGAAATCTACAGGCAGCCGACGCTGAATTGGCGGCATCGGGCGACGACTACCACGACGTGTTGGTGACTCTGATCGCTGAGACAGCTGCGACCTACATCGAGATTCGAACGCTGCAGGAGCGGTTGGCTTTAACAGCAGCCAACGTCGAAACCCAGCAAAAATCACTCGATCTAGCCCGCCGTCGGCTTGAGGGTGGAGTTGCCACCGGGTTAGATGTTGATCAAGCCCAGGCTAACTTGTCCGCAACCCAAGCATCTGTCTACAGTTTGAGAACTCAACTGCGTCAAGCAGTGATTTCGCTTTGCATTCTGCAGGGCATCCCGCCAACCGATTTGTTGCCCGAGTTAGGCAGCGCTCCGATCCCCATGGCCCCCCGTGAAGTCGCCGTCGGAATCCCAGCCGAACTGCTTCGCCGCCGCCCTGATGTGCGGGCTGCGGAACGGCAAGCCGCTGCCGAAAGCGCCAGAATTGGCATCGCTGCGGCAGAGATGTTTCCCAGCTTTGCCATTTCCGGATCGATCGGTGTGGCTTCCGAAGAACTCGTCGACCTGTTTGGTGCCTCCAGCGTAACCGGTGGTGTGGGACCTGGATTCCAATGGAACGTGTTGAACTACGGACGGCTTCTTGCCCGAGTCGATGGCCAAACCGCCAGATTCCGAGAGGCGGTATTGAATTATCAGGAAACGGCGCTGCAGGCCAACGCTGACGTTGAAAATTCGCTAGTGGCGTTCCTGAATTCACAGCAACAGGAAGTGCAGTTACACGACGCCGTAGAGGCGACTCGGCAAGCGGTGACCACCGCTAACCAAGAGTACCAGGGAGGCACGGCAGACTTCAATCGTGTGTTCGTGATGGAACGTCTGCTTGTCGCTCAGGAGAACCAATTGGCGGAGGTACGCGGTGACGTCGCAACCAACCTAGTGTCTGTCTACAAGGCAATCGGGGGCGGCTGGCAGGTTGACTGGCGAAACTACCTTCCCATGATCGAGATCGATAATTTCCCCGTCGAGATGATCGAAGAGCCCGTCTTCATTGAGTCCCTTCCGCTAACGCAATTGACAGGACGGTCTCCACCCCCGCCTGTTGAACGCCATGACCGTTAG
- a CDS encoding universal stress protein, with amino-acid sequence MKILLAVDGSAHSLAACRYLATFPLPASTEVEILTVVNPPDVVLTGQTELWYPQFIEHQEEISRQAIESARAAISKLDAMVTSHQMTGHIGHCIVERAKEQQVNLVVVAAKGHSAFERVLLGSVSDYVATHATCSVLVVRVPTTSDGQPAQDVAAGNIGKAIIAVDEREVSNKLLDRICQFAWTADHHLTAVTASVKLEVFREDILATTMEEAARRRTIARRCADAAAARFSECGANAEGHSIEVEHVGKGLVEYAARSHSDLIVVGDTGRGAISRIFLGSTSRYVLHHVHCSVLIAR; translated from the coding sequence ATGAAGATACTGCTTGCCGTCGATGGATCGGCCCACTCACTCGCTGCGTGTCGGTACTTGGCGACTTTTCCATTGCCTGCGTCGACCGAGGTGGAAATCTTGACGGTGGTCAATCCACCCGACGTGGTGCTCACCGGGCAAACGGAGCTTTGGTATCCACAGTTCATCGAGCACCAAGAGGAGATTTCACGGCAAGCAATCGAGTCGGCACGCGCTGCGATTAGCAAACTCGATGCGATGGTCACCTCCCACCAGATGACGGGACACATCGGCCACTGCATCGTCGAGCGAGCCAAGGAGCAGCAGGTCAATCTCGTTGTCGTTGCTGCCAAAGGACACTCCGCATTCGAACGAGTCTTGCTCGGCAGCGTCAGTGACTACGTCGCCACACATGCCACCTGCAGCGTGCTAGTGGTCCGTGTTCCAACGACCTCCGATGGCCAACCCGCGCAGGACGTCGCCGCTGGAAACATCGGCAAAGCAATCATCGCGGTGGACGAACGAGAGGTATCGAATAAGCTGCTGGATCGCATTTGCCAGTTCGCGTGGACCGCTGATCATCATCTCACTGCAGTCACGGCATCGGTCAAGCTGGAAGTATTCCGAGAGGATATTCTCGCGACGACCATGGAAGAGGCTGCCCGGCGACGCACCATAGCGCGTCGTTGTGCCGACGCCGCCGCTGCACGATTTTCGGAGTGTGGTGCGAACGCAGAAGGGCACAGCATCGAGGTCGAACACGTGGGGAAAGGGCTCGTTGAGTATGCTGCCCGAAGCCACAGCGACCTCATCGTTGTCGGCGACACCGGACGAGGGGCCATCTCGCGGATCTTCCTCGGGAGCACCTCTCGCTACGTCCTCCATCACGTCCACTGCAGCGTACTGATCGCTCGCTAA